One stretch of Sebastes umbrosus isolate fSebUmb1 chromosome 5, fSebUmb1.pri, whole genome shotgun sequence DNA includes these proteins:
- the LOC119488471 gene encoding uncharacterized protein LOC119488471, which yields MPQVDHKDLRHIKEYLTEAKASYPCHSLPEITRTPCWTKFYTNFKMQTDPGEVAFLTTQAQTYQPWPFQPRPTPIRHPEAAKMIQHVGKLPESTNKASFTPHRHCPVVKATAKHLEEGFPTIKGDGRRHSFVSQYNNTFQGVWSTAPTPVETHSSVVIGDPVKIVERETTHAASFSRPSVCRSPVVKERLKLKRGNFPKDLWSSSSREAFCHHKLGDPVVMTRRNHNSSSLPDGDTDKTRNKERMSVTTNSISFSDLNHTERPVFVPGADLMTKSHVQFSPPCLSGLYYTTTTTEHYNKQDGERARPAAQLPSNILSGPGHELNRSTTQTDYLPLKTCRQTPCLSQQRSNIKFPLVHQHVSTTHSEDYTTKPLILQRPGIDQFCTHLVIE from the exons ATGC CCCAGGTGGACCACAAGGACTTGAGGCACATCAAGGAGTACCTGACAGAGGCGAAGGCGTCTTACCCCTGTCACTCATTGCCAGAGATCACCCGCACCCCATGCTGGACCAAGTTTTACACCAACTTCAAGATGCAAACAGACCCTGGGGAGGTTGCTTTCCTCACCACACAGGCCCAGACATACCAGCCCTGGCCCTTCCAGCCCCGGCCCACTCCCATCCGACACCCAGAGGCCGCCAAGATGATCCAACATGTGGGAAAGCTCCCAGAAAGCACCAACAAAGCCTCCTTCACCCCACACCGTCATTGTCCTGTTGTAAAAGCTACGGCTAAACATCTAG AAGAGGGCTTTCCCACAATCAAAGGAGACGGGCGCCGTCACAGTTTTGTCTCCCAGTACAACAACACCTTCCAGGGAGTCTGGAGCACAGCGCCTACACCTGTGGAAACG CACTCCTCAGTGGTTATTGGTGATCCTGTGAAGattgtagagagagagacgaccCACGCTGCGTCATTCAGCCGGCCCTCTGTCTGCAG GTCACCTGTGGTGAAGGAGCGTTTGAAGCTCAAACGTGGTAATTTCCCGAAGGACTTATGGTCGTCATCATCGAGAGAAGCCTTTTGTCACCACAAGCTGG GAGATCCAGTTGTTATGACCAGGAGGAACCACAATTCCAGTTCATTACCTGATGGGGACACTGATAAAACGCGCAACAAAGAGAGGATGTCTGTCACCACCAACAGCATCTCCTTCTCTGAT CTGAACCACACAGAGCGTCCAGTGTTTGTGCCCGGGGCTGACCTGATGACCAAGAGCCATGTACAGTTCAGCCCACCCTGTCTGTCGGGCCTGTACTACACAACCACGACCACAGAGCACTACAACAAACAGGACGGAGAGCGGGCCAGACCAGCCGCCCAGCTGCCGAGCAACATACTGAGTGGACCAG GACATGAGTTGAACCGCAGCACCACCCAGACTGATTACCTCCCTTTGAagacctgcagacagacacCTTGTCTGTCACAGCAGAGG AGCAACATCAAGTTTCCGCTGGTCCATCAGCACGTCAGCACCACCCACAGTGAAGACTACACAACCAAACCGTTGATCTTGCAGCGTCCTGGCATCGACCAGTTCTGCACTCATTTGGTGATAGAGTGA